Proteins from one Gossypium raimondii isolate GPD5lz chromosome 8, ASM2569854v1, whole genome shotgun sequence genomic window:
- the LOC105791041 gene encoding 3-hydroxyisobutyryl-CoA hydrolase 1, whose protein sequence is MSSSVSSQHDQVLVEENSFARILTLNRPKQLNALSFQMISRLLELFLAYEEDPNVKLVILKGKGRAFCAGGDVVAVVHDIWAGGWRAGANFFMKEFSLNYLMATYSKPQVSILNGIVMGGGNGVSMHGRFRVATENSVFAMPETALGLFPDVGASYFLSRLPGFFGEYVGLTGARLDGAEMLACGLATHFVPSAKLPMVEAALCDADSSDPVIISSIIDQYCEKPSLKEQTVYNRLDVIDRCFSQRTVEEILSALEREVVDQRDGWIFATIQTLKKASPTSLKISLRSIRVGRVQGVGACLAREYRMVCHVMRGEFSKDFFEGCRAILLDKDKNPKWEPSKLEHIADTTIDRYFSKVKDEDWEDLKPPTRSKFNLPPYVIAKL, encoded by the exons ATGTCTTCCTCCGTTTCTTCCCAACATGATCAG GTTCTAGTAGAAGAAAACTCCTTCGCAAGAATTCTAACCTTAAACCGGCCTAAGCAGCTCAATGCCCTTTCATTTCAGATG ATTTCTCGGTTACTAGAACTTTTTCTTGCCTACGAGGAGGATCCTAATGTCAAGCTGGTAATACTGAAG GGAAAAGGAAGAGCATTTTGTGCTGGTGGAGATGTTGTAGCTGTGGTACATGATATTTGGGCAG GTGGATGGAGAGCAGGTGCCAACTTTTTTATGAAGGAATTCTCCTTAAACTATTTGATGGCGACCTATAGCAAACCACAG GTTTCAATTCTTAATGGAATCGTTATGGGAGGTGGGAACGGTGTTTCAATGCATGGTAGATTCCGTGTTGCAACTGAGAACTCG GTTTTTGCAATGCCTGAAACAGCTTTGGGACTCTTCCCAGATGTAGGAGCGTCATATTTCTTGTCAAGACTCCCAGGATTTTTCG GAGAATATGTCGGTCTTACTGGTGCAAGATTGGATGGTGCAGAAATGCTTGCATGTGGCCTTGCAACTCACTTTGTCCCTTCAGCT AAATTACCTATGGTAGAAGCAGCATTATGTGATGCAGATTCCAGTGATCCAGTAATCATATCATCAATTATTGATCAGTACTGTGAGAAACCCTCATTGAAAGAGCAGACTGTGTACAATCG ATTAGATGTCATTGATAGATGTTTCTCTCAAAGAACGGTTGAAGAAATTTTGTCTGCTCTT GAGAGGGAGGTTGTTGACCAAAGGGACGGTTGGATCTTTGCTACCATTCAAACACTGAAAAAGGCTTCTCCGACTAGTCTTAAAATTTCTCTTAGATCA ATTAGAGTAGGAAGAGTTCAAGGTGTCGGTGCATGCCTCGCTCGTGAATATAGAATGGTTTGCCATGTTATGCGCGGAGAATTCAGCAAAGACTTTTTCGAG GGTTGCAGGGCTATACTACTGGATAAAGATAAGAACCCAAAG TGGGAGCCGTCGAAATTGGAGCATATTGCTGATACTACAATAGACAGGTATTTCTCCAAGGTGAAGGATGAAGATTGGGAAGATCTTAAGCCTCCAACTAGATCCAAATTCAACTTGCCACCATATGTCATTGCAAAGCTTTAG